A region of the Thermogladius calderae 1633 genome:
CCGGAGGAGCTGGTGCAGAGGCTCGTGAGACTCTACAGCTACGTCGGGGAGACGGTTCTAGACCCGTTCCTCGGGACAGGGACAACATGCGCTGTAGCTAGGAGGCTTGAGAGGAACTGTGTAGGCTACGAGATAGACCTGGAGCTAAGAGAGGTGATAGAGGAGAGGCTGGGGATAGGGAAACCAAGCCTAACAGAGTACACTCGGGGAGCCGACGTTAAAGAGGTAGTGGTTAGAAACGATGCTAGGAGGTTGAGGACGACATTGAGAGAGAGAATAGAGAGGAGGTTGAATGAAAAGAACGAGAGATCCATGAGGGATAATCATAGTTAACCCCCCACATCGCTAGGTAGTTTCTGTAAGTATGTCTTTGTAGCCTCAAGAGCGTAGTAGAGGAGCTCTCCGTTAACAACCATGTATTGATTACGATATTCATGATTACACTCAACTAGCTTACCTCTAGCTTTACCTTCTATCCTGGGTTTAAGGATCCCCCTGATGGATTTCGGTGTATTAGATGCGAGCTTAAACATTACCTGTGGTCTCTTCCCAGCTATCTTAGCGACACCTACCTTAACACCCGTTCTAACATTTGGATCAAATTCAATCCTAAGTCTTAACCTATCGACTATGGACTCGTTTAACCCGTTCTCACGTGCTTTGATACGTAGATAGTCTAGAACCCTGTGGAAGCAACCCATACAGAAGCTGAAGTATCTCACTGGAATACCTACATCCCTCATATCCCCTATGTAAGCATAATAGGTTACCTCCTTACCCCCCTGCTGGATCTCACGTTCAACTTTAAGACTTCTAGAGGCTAAGATACCTGGTTTAACTACGTCCTTAAGTAGGTTTAGGAGCTTCTCTATTAAGTCGGCGTTTACATAGAACATAACCCAGTTGGTCCACTTTTCCGGGTTAACCCCTCTGATAGATGTCCTCTCGAGGTGATAACCTTTAACGTCGAGTTTTAGATGTATGTTACCGTTCTCGTCATAACCTACATCAACGTACACCTCGTCTGGTGGCATGTAGAACGCTGTCTTACCTCTAAAGGTGGTCTTCTCCCATCCTAGAGACTTAGGATCTAGTTTAAGCCACTCTGGGGGTATTAATCTCTCTATCGTTATAGGGTTGGGTTTTCCAAGCCAGCCTCTGAAGTTAGAGTAGATTATCGGTATAGGTGTCTTAACCCTCCCATCTCTACTACTGGGAACCTGAAATCCATTGTTAATAAGCTCCTCCTGAAGTTCTAGGGAAGCACTAAAGTATATCTGTAGCGAATCAACCTCATACCTCTTAACCCATCTAACCTCCCCATCCAAACTCAGAACACACTCCCCACCCAAATCACCTTAAACTATTTTATCTTCTTCCTCGAATACACTCTACCCTTCACCCTTACCTAGTTCTAGACGGAGGTCGTTAGTAGCTCATAGCATAAAATACCACTAAATACACGGTAACCTCTAGGTTAGCTATTGAATCGGAGGGTTTAAAGCCGTAATTGCTATGTTACACAATGTTACCAAGGCTATACATCCTACACCTACACCCCACCTCCCCCTCCTCTCCGCACCTCTACATGAGGATTTATCCCTCTGTTAGCATACTACAATAACTTTTAATCCTACTGTTACCATGTTAGTAGAGTTTCATACCTATTCGTTCCTTGTTGAACGAGAGACATCAAGGAGGACTAGTAGCACATCGGTAGTACCCATGTGGTGGGACTCCATCGTAGGTGTACCTGGTGATGGTAACGATGGTCTGAAAAACCAGTAGCAAATCACTACGATGTACCATTAGGAGGGACTTGTAGAGAATGGGATGCTTGTGGAAGCCATCAGAGAAGTGAAGCTAGCATGGTAACGACGGTGTGGAATGTCCGTAGCAAATCATTGTCATAAAACGGGAAAAATCAAGTCCATGGAGGGGGATAAATCCCATGATCATGAGCGGGAAAAATCAACTCTCATCCGGCGGTGTACAGGATTCATGGTGATATCCCCCTCTCACGACCCCCCTCCATGGTCTGAAGGAGGGGGGCATATCGGCTGAAGAGGGGGGAGCTCCCTAGGGAGGTCGTTGAGGTAGAAGTCCGGGTGGAAGCCCAGAAAGACGACCGGTATGTCGGGGTTCAGGCCCGCGACAAACTTCGTGATACCGTCCAGCTCGTAGTCGTCTAGGTAGCCTGGTACGAGTAGTACCGATACGACTAGTAGCGGGGGCTCCCTCCTCCTTTCAAAGAGCTTCGCCGCTCTCTTCACGTTCTCCCTGATCAGGTGAACGTGTTCGGGTCTCACCCCCGTCAACGCGCTGTAGACCTCTGGGCTCCATGCCTTCATGTCGACCTTAACTATGCCCCCTGTCTCGAGTGAGAGCTCGACCGCCTTCTCGAAGATCGCCGGGTTCCAGAGCCCGTTGGTCTCCCAACAGACCCTGAAAACCTTGAGTCCGACTTCTTTTGCCTTTTTAATCATCCTCCTTGCCGCGACGATGGCCGCGGTGGAGAACACAGACGGGTCTCCACCGAAGAAGCAGACGCAGGTGGTCCGCTCGTTTACAGCCTTCACAAGGTCATCGATAGTGAAGCGAGGTCTCTTCTTAACCGCTATGAAGTGGTGTTCCCAGTTCTGACAGAAGAGGCAATTCAGATTACAAGAGCCGAAGAATACAGCGATGTTGTAAAAGCCCGGCTCCCCGGTGGGGGTGAGAGCGTAGACCGGGTAGCCAACTCCTCTAGCTGCCGGGCATACCTCGACCGCTACGCAGTTCGTCGGGTGGGGGTCGTAGTACACGTGGCCCAGCATAGTATCTGCTCTGAGAAAGCCGACGACCTTCCCAGCGGTCGAGTACCTGAGTCCACAATAGCCGACCTCCCCATTACTGAGAGAGCAAGACCTACCGCACAGGGTACACTTCAAACCGTTGCCAGTAGGCTCCTGCTGTTTGCCCAGCTCTCTTCGGACCTCTTCGTGGAGCTTCAATACGTGGTCGAGTGCGCTCTTGTTCCTCCTTAGACAGTCTACGCAAACTCCTAGAAAGGACGAGATCGTCCTCGAGGACCGTCCGCAAAAAGAGCACGTGCCCATATCTACAGCACTACTCCTGGCCTCCCCACTTTGATCTCGTGGTAAGAGGGGTTATAGGGATTAAACCCTGTCAATCCCCACTTAACCTGAGCTTAGGGCACATCCTGAACTCGTGTAAGACAACCTCGGATACAAACGTAGGGTCGCAATTCACGCACTTCCCCCTAGCAATTATTGTGGCCTCCCCCACCATCACCGAGGACGCTTTGAACCCTAGCCTCCCCAAGAGCGAGGCCACTTCGTCGACGCGGGGCTTTCTCATCCCGCTAACCTCGACCCCGTACAGACTCATCCTCCAGCACTTCATTCCGTGGGTGTACAGGTTCGCCATGCAGGCTGAAGGGAAGAACAACAAGCCTTTCTTCAAAGCGTACTTTTGGATCCCGGACTTAATGTCGCCGGTATAGACATCGTACTGCACCCCGTTTCTCATCTTCTCGACTGGGACGTCTACCCTTTTCAAGACCTCCCTTATATCGACGCCCGACTCCTTCAAATTCTTTATGATGCTCTTCGTGACTCTCAAACCGCCCGCCACGACACCTACTGCCCCGTACTCGAGGGCTTGGTCAACGATCTCCTTGTACTCACGCTCGGTCACGCCGGGTATTATAGGTCTGAGGAAGAGGAAGGGCTTTAGCCCTGCTTCCCTCAGGTTCTTTATAGTCTCGAGCCTGAGCTCGGGCTTCGGTGCCTGGGGTTCGAGTTCGCTCCACTTGTTCAAAGTGACGATCGTGACGAGCGGGGATATCAGCCCTCTGCTCGCATCGGCTATTCTCGCGGCGTCTCCTCTATTGATGTATGCCTTGGTCGAGAACTGGACAGGGTTGCCCAAGTACGTGTAGAACGCCTGGACGTACTCGATCGTCCGCTCCTTTACTAGGGGGTGGAAAGGCTCCGACACGCTACCTACTGCGAGGTATGTCCCTTGCAGAGACGGTATGAAGTACTTGTTTGAGAGGAGGGCGTAGACTACTTGGATACCGCTCAGCGGGTACGGGCTCGCCTTTGCTGGATACCCCATATCGTATATGTAGCAGTACCTACACTGGAAGAAGCAGCCAATCGAGGTGTGGATGGTCAGACCGCAAGGCCTAGGCCTCCTTTTAGCGTGGGAATCGTTCTCGGCTTGTCGGGCTTCCCTCTCGCTTAGTAGGCCTCGGACCTCCTCTCTGAGTTTCTCTTTTAGCTCCAGTAGCTTAACTACGTTGAACAAATAAGACCACTCAAAAGATGTTTAACGTGCTACGACCCTTTTACGCCTCCTCTAGAGTGAGAAGACAGAGGGCTAGCCAAGTTATATTCTCTTGAGTTCCTCTAGGTCTTCGCTTCCCATCCTCCAGCCCATGGATCCCATTATCTCCTTCACGTGTTCTATTTTTTCAGCCTTAGGGATGGGGATGACGTTGTCCTGGCTTATCAGGTAGTTCAAGGCGACCTGCACTGGTGTCCTCCCGTACTTGGAGGCGATCTTCTGAATCACCGGGTGAGTTGCTACGGCGCCTCTCTCAAGCGGCATGTACGCCTGGATCGCGATGTTGTTTGCACGGCAGAAAGGGAGGAGAGCCTCTTCAACTTCTCCTTTATGTAGGACGCTGTAGTGGACTTGATTTACAACTATCCTCTCCCTCGAGAGGGCGTTTATTGCCCTCTTTAGTTCGGTGAGGTCGAAGTTGCTAACTCCTATGTACCTTGTCAGCCCCTCTTTTGCCACGATCTCGAAGTTCCTGACCTGCTCCTCTATACTTATAGACGTGTTAGGCCAGTGGATCAGGTACAAGTCCACGTAGTTTACCCCCAACCTCCTCAAGGCGGCTCTGGCGGCCTTGATAATGAGGTCTTTGTCGACGAGTCTGTCGGGCAACATCTTCGTCGTGATGAAAACGTTATCCCTACCGACGGCTTTGACTAGCTTGCCAACGAATTCTTCGGCCTTCCCGCCGTCGTACATCTCGGCTGTGTCGACGTTGTTGACTCCGCTACTCAGAGCGTACAGGTAGGCCTCGTACGCCTTACCGTAGTCTCTGATAGCCCAGGTTCCTAGACCAACGGCGGAAACCTTGTCGCTGCCGATAACCTTGAACTCGACTTGCGTAACTCCTCCCCTCCTAGTAGAGCCGCCGGCGGGACTTGAACCCGCGACCACCGGCTTTCCCGGGCCTTAGGAAAGGGGGCTTACAAGGCCGGCGCTCTACCCGGCTGAGCTACGGCGGCTCTAGGATATAATTAAGAGTCCATGAGAGTCTTATAAACGTCGACCGTTGTTCCTCGGAGGACGTGCTAAGAGAGGTCGAGTACCGCCTTCTTAATGTTAGCGAGCTTCTTCAACGCGACCTCGTAAGCATCCCTCCTAGAGCCCGAGGCTGTCGACAGCCCACCGAAACCACAATCAGCAGAGACCAGGTCGACTCTTCCTCTCGCCTTCGCGAGTAGCTCTCTCAGTAGACCCTTTATTTCCTCTACACTTTCTACTTCAGGTCTCTTGCTACTGGCCACACCTGGAGCCAGAACTTTGCCCTTAGACGATAGTATTTCGCCGTTTACAATATTCGTGTTTTCTGGAGAGTCGTGAAACTCGAAATTTAGGAAATCTAACACGGGGACGCCCACTAACAGGTCGAACAGCCTCTTACTGACCCTGCCACAGACGTGGATCCCGTGGTACCCGCCTATTCCCTTGAAAACGGTCTCGATCACGTCTGCTATGTCCCCCTCTCCCCAGCCGAAGAGTAATCTCCGCGTGCCTACAATCACCCCTAGTATGGGCTCGTCTATGAAGAGGTAGTTGTAGCCCAGTCTCTCCATGTACTTCAGGACGCTGTTAACGTACCTCGCCATGGTTCTCACTACGTCAGCGTTCGCTATGCCTGTGGACTCGAGGCCGCCCCCCTCCGCGAGCAAAACCTCACTTGAGAGTGTGAAAGGCCCTGTAACCGGGGCTCTTAACCCCTTAAAGCCTAAACTCCGCGCGCGGTCTACGAAGACCTCTGCTTCCTCTATCCTACTTTCGAAAACTACGTCCTCGACCTGGAGGCTCTTGTTGAGGAAATAGCTCTCGCCTCTCAGGGCTACAAAGCCGCTGGCTACCAGGGGCTCCATGTATATTTCTACGAAGTTCCTCAACTGCGGGTAGGGGGGCACGTCAACGCCTATCTCTTGGAGGTCTCCCGCGATCAAGCCCACGTTCTCCAAGCTAAACTCCAACGGGAAGCTACCAACGTGGCTTGTCTTCACAGGCTAGCCACCTTCTAACGCTTAATTTATGCAAATGCTATGTGAGGGATATAATATAACCGAGAGGGTAAGCAGTTGAGCCTCGAAGAGGCAAGGGAGTGCCTAGTGAATCTTGAG
Encoded here:
- a CDS encoding radical SAM protein, with the translated sequence MGTCSFCGRSSRTISSFLGVCVDCLRRNKSALDHVLKLHEEVRRELGKQQEPTGNGLKCTLCGRSCSLSNGEVGYCGLRYSTAGKVVGFLRADTMLGHVYYDPHPTNCVAVEVCPAARGVGYPVYALTPTGEPGFYNIAVFFGSCNLNCLFCQNWEHHFIAVKKRPRFTIDDLVKAVNERTTCVCFFGGDPSVFSTAAIVAARRMIKKAKEVGLKVFRVCWETNGLWNPAIFEKAVELSLETGGIVKVDMKAWSPEVYSALTGVRPEHVHLIRENVKRAAKLFERRREPPLLVVSVLLVPGYLDDYELDGITKFVAGLNPDIPVVFLGFHPDFYLNDLPRELPPLQPICPPPSDHGGGS
- a CDS encoding radical SAM protein, with the translated sequence MFNVVKLLELKEKLREEVRGLLSEREARQAENDSHAKRRPRPCGLTIHTSIGCFFQCRYCYIYDMGYPAKASPYPLSGIQVVYALLSNKYFIPSLQGTYLAVGSVSEPFHPLVKERTIEYVQAFYTYLGNPVQFSTKAYINRGDAARIADASRGLISPLVTIVTLNKWSELEPQAPKPELRLETIKNLREAGLKPFLFLRPIIPGVTEREYKEIVDQALEYGAVGVVAGGLRVTKSIIKNLKESGVDIREVLKRVDVPVEKMRNGVQYDVYTGDIKSGIQKYALKKGLLFFPSACMANLYTHGMKCWRMSLYGVEVSGMRKPRVDEVASLLGRLGFKASSVMVGEATIIARGKCVNCDPTFVSEVVLHEFRMCPKLRLSGD
- a CDS encoding aldo/keto reductase, whose protein sequence is MGSDKVSAVGLGTWAIRDYGKAYEAYLYALSSGVNNVDTAEMYDGGKAEEFVGKLVKAVGRDNVFITTKMLPDRLVDKDLIIKAARAALRRLGVNYVDLYLIHWPNTSISIEEQVRNFEIVAKEGLTRYIGVSNFDLTELKRAINALSRERIVVNQVHYSVLHKGEVEEALLPFCRANNIAIQAYMPLERGAVATHPVIQKIASKYGRTPVQVALNYLISQDNVIPIPKAEKIEHVKEIMGSMGWRMGSEDLEELKRI
- a CDS encoding methionine synthase II (cobalamin-independent)-like protein: MKTSHVGSFPLEFSLENVGLIAGDLQEIGVDVPPYPQLRNFVEIYMEPLVASGFVALRGESYFLNKSLQVEDVVFESRIEEAEVFVDRARSLGFKGLRAPVTGPFTLSSEVLLAEGGGLESTGIANADVVRTMARYVNSVLKYMERLGYNYLFIDEPILGVIVGTRRLLFGWGEGDIADVIETVFKGIGGYHGIHVCGRVSKRLFDLLVGVPVLDFLNFEFHDSPENTNIVNGEILSSKGKVLAPGVASSKRPEVESVEEIKGLLRELLAKARGRVDLVSADCGFGGLSTASGSRRDAYEVALKKLANIKKAVLDLS